A genomic stretch from Myripristis murdjan chromosome 12, fMyrMur1.1, whole genome shotgun sequence includes:
- the mrps2 gene encoding small ribosomal subunit protein uS2m isoform X1: protein MAAGALKKVFCLPGLWGLRNSRLITAGYPCVGQLYATAASIKPPPAQPDSNTIDKMLKQALETPDYFRLSELFSLKELFDARVHLGHKKGCRHRLMEPYLFGCRLDQDIIDLDQTMEHLQAALNFTAHVAYRGGIILFVSRRRQFGHLVESTAQDCGEYAHTRYWQGGLLTNAPVQYGPGVRLPDLIIFLSTLNNVFQQHVGIRDAAKMNIPTVGVVDSNCNPSLVTYPVPGNDDTPAAMELYCRLFKMTINRAKDKRRQLELLHGLSAGSAPSS, encoded by the exons ATGGCAGCCGGGGCACTAAAGAAAG TGTTTTGTCTCCCAGGACTTTGGGGGCTACGCAACTCAAGGCTTATCACAGCCGGATACCCTTGTGTTGGACAGCTGTATGCCACCGCTGCATCCATCAAACCACCTCCAGCCCAGCCTGACAGTAATACAATAG ACAAAATGCTGAAGCAAGCCCTTGAGACGCCGGACTATTTCCGTCTGTCAGAGCTGTTCTCGTTGAAAGAGCTGTTCGACGCCAGGGTGCACCTCGGCCATAAAAAGGGCTGCAGACACAG GCTTATGGAGCCATACCTGTTTGGCTGTCGTTTGGATCAAGATATCATTGACCTGGACCAGACCATGGAGCACCTTCAGGCTGCCCTGAACTTCACTGCTCATGTAGCGTACCGTGGTGGCATCATATTGTTTGTCAGCCGCCGACGCCAGTTTGGTCACCTGGTGGAGAGCACCGCACAGGACTGTGGGGAGTACGCCCATACTCGTTACTGGCAGGGCGGCCTCCTTACCAACGCCCCCGTCCAGTATGGCCCAGGTGTCCGCTTACCAGAtctcatcatcttcctctccacCCTCAACAATGTGTTTCAGCAGCATGTGGGAATCAGAGATGCAGCCAAGATGAACATCCCTACTGTGGGTGTGGTGGACTCCAACTGCAACCCCAGCCTGGTGACTTACCCCGTGCCTGGAAACGATGACACTCCGGCTGCCATGGAGCTCTACTGTCGATTATTCAAGATGACTATCAACCGCGCCAAGGACAAAAGGAGACAGTTGGAGCTACTTCACGGCCTGTCAGCAGGCTCTGCACCGAGCTCATGA
- the mrps2 gene encoding small ribosomal subunit protein uS2m isoform X2 has translation MAAGALKKGLWGLRNSRLITAGYPCVGQLYATAASIKPPPAQPDSNTIDKMLKQALETPDYFRLSELFSLKELFDARVHLGHKKGCRHRLMEPYLFGCRLDQDIIDLDQTMEHLQAALNFTAHVAYRGGIILFVSRRRQFGHLVESTAQDCGEYAHTRYWQGGLLTNAPVQYGPGVRLPDLIIFLSTLNNVFQQHVGIRDAAKMNIPTVGVVDSNCNPSLVTYPVPGNDDTPAAMELYCRLFKMTINRAKDKRRQLELLHGLSAGSAPSS, from the exons ATGGCAGCCGGGGCACTAAAGAAAG GACTTTGGGGGCTACGCAACTCAAGGCTTATCACAGCCGGATACCCTTGTGTTGGACAGCTGTATGCCACCGCTGCATCCATCAAACCACCTCCAGCCCAGCCTGACAGTAATACAATAG ACAAAATGCTGAAGCAAGCCCTTGAGACGCCGGACTATTTCCGTCTGTCAGAGCTGTTCTCGTTGAAAGAGCTGTTCGACGCCAGGGTGCACCTCGGCCATAAAAAGGGCTGCAGACACAG GCTTATGGAGCCATACCTGTTTGGCTGTCGTTTGGATCAAGATATCATTGACCTGGACCAGACCATGGAGCACCTTCAGGCTGCCCTGAACTTCACTGCTCATGTAGCGTACCGTGGTGGCATCATATTGTTTGTCAGCCGCCGACGCCAGTTTGGTCACCTGGTGGAGAGCACCGCACAGGACTGTGGGGAGTACGCCCATACTCGTTACTGGCAGGGCGGCCTCCTTACCAACGCCCCCGTCCAGTATGGCCCAGGTGTCCGCTTACCAGAtctcatcatcttcctctccacCCTCAACAATGTGTTTCAGCAGCATGTGGGAATCAGAGATGCAGCCAAGATGAACATCCCTACTGTGGGTGTGGTGGACTCCAACTGCAACCCCAGCCTGGTGACTTACCCCGTGCCTGGAAACGATGACACTCCGGCTGCCATGGAGCTCTACTGTCGATTATTCAAGATGACTATCAACCGCGCCAAGGACAAAAGGAGACAGTTGGAGCTACTTCACGGCCTGTCAGCAGGCTCTGCACCGAGCTCATGA
- the ppp1r26 gene encoding protein phosphatase 1 regulatory subunit 26 isoform X2, which translates to MLSTRVSPIQDKVQMIIESLRSTQSSVDMGDEMEGNVLSGQELHPQVCKVAMNPFVGHKSKTKGPTENQQTDVSSLSKSQSHDSDSDDSVDRGIEEAILEYLKEKDDYKRKAEPSSNFLHSSKIPRKNPPTPEFSKQHSDSNKVLTASTQFPKSVKVETPTATASVPAKKCLKDKLPFKENPGKRTDTNKSTTVKSMSLSKEQTKISSKTNSFFHKVQCPVTVKVEEESLDSSSDDGIEEAIQRYQLEKRETQNRREAPKTHVVKEESDSTSDDGIEEAIRCYQLEQLKEKSVLKPFLHKQKPLNKSSVHPVGSSSTENVKKHKSKKKKIRTEKEVRSVLPLPSSVCIPKNTLTNSPKGKGNGLLSSRVETFREQLTPVTSKVNTTAELMCAEAILDISKAVMPGAFNPNVGPSSCIPIQSSSLPSNHPDDGSDDSSIDSEDGIEQEIRKFLEQKAQMHQQIPSSATVTTETGSMNELDKVKIKPPVTQKKPLKLSLTQRRKLKDEGNSISRESVMGEKIEDVTIKSVPEHGGELSPLVFLQRNQMQSLTGLQKTEQSGEKSSSLDSDEDLDTAIKDLLKTKKKMKKKRGLKLKSKKCPKDAGPLLGNTLQTKMIKPDPTSKHGGLKRVHTSRDDMRERSKLSKKSISQHRQTNKRKEHVKHTSETDKFKGTGGQDTSSLHNAQSVQIQEDSSSVDSDDSIEQEIRKFLAEKAKVSTTEKTKDGDVAKNGNVEVCTPLQGKDAKLENQLAEIPRKCITPVPGQSMLSSPESKLSQDREPFPTPHISLSNNSSSTHTVCAQSCISSAPPNSSGLVEPADGAGAARTEKKRPNFGSCEVKHVTSEMVRAQPLISSSIKWRQSLGLPTTEARSPCLSRTPFHIASSKTRETASVTPPYLRGAINPKPQIPVNTSSSARSSRTIIPSPSPAETSVNTMSHSPFSSLLSAARQHPGVAFTQGLAPGGYRAQYSIAGQTESMVHMSKDQSVFVELEANRTNHVQVRSREMNEGKERRDLPSEKKREGESMKTDDKVELERADEDFIDVTDCQSDKRRNPEKKQGVSTLFLSSAIDPGITVSPCIALNTEERNRRFNRRYLALNCKKEIAFFTGARVQNTVEHVKRKLQFVQVLRRNDTASRPAQFN; encoded by the exons ATGTTGTCCACCAGAGTCTCACCTATCCAGGATAAGGTCCAGATGATCATAGAGAGCCTGAGGAGCACCCAGTCCTCAGTCGACATGGGCGACGAGATGGAGGGAAATGTGTTATCAGGACAGGAGCTTCATCCCCAGGTCTGCAAAGTGGCAATGAATCCCTTTGTGGGGCACAAGTCCAAAACCAAAGGTCCTACTGAAAACCAACAAACAGATGTTTCCTCTCTGAGCAAATCTCAGAGCCATGATTCTGACAGTGATGATTCTGTGGACAGAGGGATTGAGGAGGCCATTCTGGAATACCTGAAGGAAAAGGATGACTATAAGCGCAAGGCAGAACCATCCTCAAATTTTCTCCACTCATCCAAAATCCCCAGGAAAAATCCACCTACCCCTGAGTTTTCCAAACAACATTCCGACAGCAATAAGGTGTTGACTGCCAGTACCCAGTTTCCAAAAAGTGTCAAGGTTGAAACCCCCACAGCAACAGCTAGTGTGCCCGCAAAAAAGTGTCTAAAAGACAAGCTCCCCTTCAAGGAGAATCCTGGTAAGAGAACAGATACAAATAAAAGTACTACAGTCAAAAGTATGTCATTGTCCAAAGAGCAGACAAAAATCTCCTCTAAGACAAACAGCTTTTTTCACAAAGTACAATGCCCAGTCACAGTCAAGGTCGAGGAAGAGTCGCTTGACTCCAGTAGTGATGATGGGATTGAGGAAGCCATTCAAAGATACCAGTTAGAGAAAAGGGAGACACAGAATAGAAGGGAAGCTCCAAAGACACACGTGGTGAAAGAGGAGTCTGACTCCACTAGTGATGATGGGATTGAGGAAGCTATTCGCTGCTACCAGCTTGAGCAGCTAAAAGAGAAAAGTGTCCTGAAACCGTTCTTGCATAAGCAGAAACCTCTAAACAAGTCATCAGTACACCCTGTAGGGAGTTCAAGCacagaaaatgtaaagaaacacaaatccaagaaaaaaaagattagaacAGAGAAGGAAGTCAGATCGGTTCTACCTCTGCCTTCATCTGTTTGCATACCCAAGAATACGCTTACAAACAGcccaaaaggaaaaggaaatggaCTGCTTTCATCTAGAGTGGAAACTTTTAGGGAACAACTCACCCCAGTTACTTCAAAGGTAAATACAACTGCAGAACTAATGTGTGCTGAGGCAATACTGGACATTTCAAAAGCTGTTATGCCTGGAGCATTCAATCCCAATGTCGGCCCTAGCAGCTGTATCCCCATTCAGTCCTCATCTCTCCCTTCTAACCATCCAGATGATGGAAGTGATGACAGTTCCATTGACAGTGAAGATGGGATTGAGCAAGAAATCAGGAAATTCCTTGAACAGAAGGCCCAAATGCACCAGCAGATACCCAGTTCTGCTACTGTCACTACAGAGACAGGTAGCATGAATGAGCTGGATAAAGTAAAAATTAAGCCACCTGTAACTCAGAAGAAACCACTGAAGTTGTCTTTgacacagagaagaaaactTAAAGATGAAGGCAACAGTATTTCCAGAGAGTCAGTGATGGGAGAGAAAATTGAAGATGTAACCATTAAATCTGTGCCTGAGCATGGAGGAGAATTAAGTCCATTGGTGTTTTTGCAGAGAAATCAAATGCAATCATTAACTGGATTACAAAAGACAGAGCAAAGTGGAGAAAAAAGCAGCTCCCTTGACAGTGATGAGGACCTAGACACAGCGATAAAAGACCtactcaaaacaaaaaagaagatgaagaaaaaaagaggcttaAAACTAAAATCAAAGAAGTGCCCCAAGGATGCGGGACCTTTGCTAGGGAACActttacaaacaaaaatgataaaaccTGATCCCACATCCAAGCATGGTGGTTTGAAAAGAGTTCACACGAGTAGGGATGACATGAGAGAGAGATCTAAATTGAGTAAGAAGAGCATCTCACAGCACAGACAAACTAATAAGAGGAAAGAACATGTTAAACACACAAGTGAAACAGACAAATTTAAAGGGACTGGGGGTCAAGACACCTCATCACTACACAATGCTCAGTCTGTTCAGATACAGGAAGATAGCAGTTCAGTAGACAGTGATGACAGCATTGAGCAAGAGATCAGAAAGTTCCTGGCCGAAAAGGCCAAGGTTTCCACTACAGAGAAAACTAAAGATGGAGATGTAGCAAAGAACGGTAATGTTGAGGTTTGTACCCCACTTCAAGGAAAAGATGCTAAATTGGAAAATCAGCTGGCTGAAATTCCAAGGAAATGCATTACTCCTGTCCCCGGCCAATCCATGCTGAGTAGTCCTGAAAGTAAATTATCTCAGGATAGAGAGCCATTTCCAACTCCACATATTTCTCTATCCAACAACTCCAGCTCCACCCATACTGTCTGTGCACAGTCGTGCATCTCCTCAGCTCCCCCTAACAGCTCCGGTCTTGTGGAGCCAGCAGATGGGGCTGGGGCTGCTAGAACTGAGAAGAAGAGACCTAATTTTGGGAGCTGTGAAGTCAAGCATGTCACCTCAGAGATGGTTAGAGCTCAGCCGCTTATAAGTTCCAGTATTAAGTGGCGTCAGAGCCTGGGACTCCCCACTACTGAAGCAAGGAGTCCGTGTCTCAGTCGAACCCCATTCCATATTGCCTCATCCAAAACCAGAGAGACTGCATCAGTAACTCCACCATATCTGAGGGGTGCCATCAACCCCAAACCACAGATACCAGTCAATACTTCGTCCTCTGCAAGGAGCAGCAGAACAATCATACCTTCCCCCTCCCCTGCAGAGACATCTGTAAATACCATGTCCCATTCCCCTTTTTCAAGTCTTTTGTCTGCTGCCAGGCAGCATCCAGGGGTGGCCTTCACACAGGGCCTTGCACCGGGAGGCTACAGGGCACAGTACTCTATAGCAGGGCAGACTGAGAGTATGGTGCACATGTCCAAGGACCAGAGTGTGTTTGTCGAACTGGAAGCAAATAGGACCAACCACGTCCAGGTCCGAAGCAGGGAGATGAatgagggaaaggagagaagggacttgccaagtgagaaaaaaagagaaggggaaAGCATGAAGACAGATGATAAAGTAGAGCTAGAAAGAGCAGATGAAGACTTTATAGATGTGACAGATTGTCAGTCAGACAAAAGGAGAAATCCAGAGAAGAAGCAAGGGGTTTCCACATT GTTTCTGTCAAGTGCCATAGACCCTGGCATCACTGTTAGCCCTTGCATAGCTctcaacacagaggagaggaacaggaggTTCAACCGGAGATACCTGGCTCTAAACTGCAAGAAG GAAATAGCTTTTTTCACTGGAGCTCGTGTGCAGAACACTGTGGAACATGTCAAAAGAAAGCTCCAGTTTGTTCAAGTGTTGAG GAGGAATGATACAGCCAGCCGGCCAGCACAGTTTAACTAA
- the ppp1r26 gene encoding protein phosphatase 1 regulatory subunit 26 isoform X1: MYLMNVSPVAATHTEWRTCGPTRGYSPLLCFNDSDTMLSTRVSPIQDKVQMIIESLRSTQSSVDMGDEMEGNVLSGQELHPQVCKVAMNPFVGHKSKTKGPTENQQTDVSSLSKSQSHDSDSDDSVDRGIEEAILEYLKEKDDYKRKAEPSSNFLHSSKIPRKNPPTPEFSKQHSDSNKVLTASTQFPKSVKVETPTATASVPAKKCLKDKLPFKENPGKRTDTNKSTTVKSMSLSKEQTKISSKTNSFFHKVQCPVTVKVEEESLDSSSDDGIEEAIQRYQLEKRETQNRREAPKTHVVKEESDSTSDDGIEEAIRCYQLEQLKEKSVLKPFLHKQKPLNKSSVHPVGSSSTENVKKHKSKKKKIRTEKEVRSVLPLPSSVCIPKNTLTNSPKGKGNGLLSSRVETFREQLTPVTSKVNTTAELMCAEAILDISKAVMPGAFNPNVGPSSCIPIQSSSLPSNHPDDGSDDSSIDSEDGIEQEIRKFLEQKAQMHQQIPSSATVTTETGSMNELDKVKIKPPVTQKKPLKLSLTQRRKLKDEGNSISRESVMGEKIEDVTIKSVPEHGGELSPLVFLQRNQMQSLTGLQKTEQSGEKSSSLDSDEDLDTAIKDLLKTKKKMKKKRGLKLKSKKCPKDAGPLLGNTLQTKMIKPDPTSKHGGLKRVHTSRDDMRERSKLSKKSISQHRQTNKRKEHVKHTSETDKFKGTGGQDTSSLHNAQSVQIQEDSSSVDSDDSIEQEIRKFLAEKAKVSTTEKTKDGDVAKNGNVEVCTPLQGKDAKLENQLAEIPRKCITPVPGQSMLSSPESKLSQDREPFPTPHISLSNNSSSTHTVCAQSCISSAPPNSSGLVEPADGAGAARTEKKRPNFGSCEVKHVTSEMVRAQPLISSSIKWRQSLGLPTTEARSPCLSRTPFHIASSKTRETASVTPPYLRGAINPKPQIPVNTSSSARSSRTIIPSPSPAETSVNTMSHSPFSSLLSAARQHPGVAFTQGLAPGGYRAQYSIAGQTESMVHMSKDQSVFVELEANRTNHVQVRSREMNEGKERRDLPSEKKREGESMKTDDKVELERADEDFIDVTDCQSDKRRNPEKKQGVSTLFLSSAIDPGITVSPCIALNTEERNRRFNRRYLALNCKKEIAFFTGARVQNTVEHVKRKLQFVQVLRRNDTASRPAQFN; this comes from the exons ATGTACTTGATGAATGTATCTCCTGTTGCAGCGACACACACAGAATGGAGAACCTGTGGCCCAACCCGAGGCTATAGCCCTCTACTGTGCTTCAATGACTCTGACACTATGTTGTCCACCAGAGTCTCACCTATCCAGGATAAGGTCCAGATGATCATAGAGAGCCTGAGGAGCACCCAGTCCTCAGTCGACATGGGCGACGAGATGGAGGGAAATGTGTTATCAGGACAGGAGCTTCATCCCCAGGTCTGCAAAGTGGCAATGAATCCCTTTGTGGGGCACAAGTCCAAAACCAAAGGTCCTACTGAAAACCAACAAACAGATGTTTCCTCTCTGAGCAAATCTCAGAGCCATGATTCTGACAGTGATGATTCTGTGGACAGAGGGATTGAGGAGGCCATTCTGGAATACCTGAAGGAAAAGGATGACTATAAGCGCAAGGCAGAACCATCCTCAAATTTTCTCCACTCATCCAAAATCCCCAGGAAAAATCCACCTACCCCTGAGTTTTCCAAACAACATTCCGACAGCAATAAGGTGTTGACTGCCAGTACCCAGTTTCCAAAAAGTGTCAAGGTTGAAACCCCCACAGCAACAGCTAGTGTGCCCGCAAAAAAGTGTCTAAAAGACAAGCTCCCCTTCAAGGAGAATCCTGGTAAGAGAACAGATACAAATAAAAGTACTACAGTCAAAAGTATGTCATTGTCCAAAGAGCAGACAAAAATCTCCTCTAAGACAAACAGCTTTTTTCACAAAGTACAATGCCCAGTCACAGTCAAGGTCGAGGAAGAGTCGCTTGACTCCAGTAGTGATGATGGGATTGAGGAAGCCATTCAAAGATACCAGTTAGAGAAAAGGGAGACACAGAATAGAAGGGAAGCTCCAAAGACACACGTGGTGAAAGAGGAGTCTGACTCCACTAGTGATGATGGGATTGAGGAAGCTATTCGCTGCTACCAGCTTGAGCAGCTAAAAGAGAAAAGTGTCCTGAAACCGTTCTTGCATAAGCAGAAACCTCTAAACAAGTCATCAGTACACCCTGTAGGGAGTTCAAGCacagaaaatgtaaagaaacacaaatccaagaaaaaaaagattagaacAGAGAAGGAAGTCAGATCGGTTCTACCTCTGCCTTCATCTGTTTGCATACCCAAGAATACGCTTACAAACAGcccaaaaggaaaaggaaatggaCTGCTTTCATCTAGAGTGGAAACTTTTAGGGAACAACTCACCCCAGTTACTTCAAAGGTAAATACAACTGCAGAACTAATGTGTGCTGAGGCAATACTGGACATTTCAAAAGCTGTTATGCCTGGAGCATTCAATCCCAATGTCGGCCCTAGCAGCTGTATCCCCATTCAGTCCTCATCTCTCCCTTCTAACCATCCAGATGATGGAAGTGATGACAGTTCCATTGACAGTGAAGATGGGATTGAGCAAGAAATCAGGAAATTCCTTGAACAGAAGGCCCAAATGCACCAGCAGATACCCAGTTCTGCTACTGTCACTACAGAGACAGGTAGCATGAATGAGCTGGATAAAGTAAAAATTAAGCCACCTGTAACTCAGAAGAAACCACTGAAGTTGTCTTTgacacagagaagaaaactTAAAGATGAAGGCAACAGTATTTCCAGAGAGTCAGTGATGGGAGAGAAAATTGAAGATGTAACCATTAAATCTGTGCCTGAGCATGGAGGAGAATTAAGTCCATTGGTGTTTTTGCAGAGAAATCAAATGCAATCATTAACTGGATTACAAAAGACAGAGCAAAGTGGAGAAAAAAGCAGCTCCCTTGACAGTGATGAGGACCTAGACACAGCGATAAAAGACCtactcaaaacaaaaaagaagatgaagaaaaaaagaggcttaAAACTAAAATCAAAGAAGTGCCCCAAGGATGCGGGACCTTTGCTAGGGAACActttacaaacaaaaatgataaaaccTGATCCCACATCCAAGCATGGTGGTTTGAAAAGAGTTCACACGAGTAGGGATGACATGAGAGAGAGATCTAAATTGAGTAAGAAGAGCATCTCACAGCACAGACAAACTAATAAGAGGAAAGAACATGTTAAACACACAAGTGAAACAGACAAATTTAAAGGGACTGGGGGTCAAGACACCTCATCACTACACAATGCTCAGTCTGTTCAGATACAGGAAGATAGCAGTTCAGTAGACAGTGATGACAGCATTGAGCAAGAGATCAGAAAGTTCCTGGCCGAAAAGGCCAAGGTTTCCACTACAGAGAAAACTAAAGATGGAGATGTAGCAAAGAACGGTAATGTTGAGGTTTGTACCCCACTTCAAGGAAAAGATGCTAAATTGGAAAATCAGCTGGCTGAAATTCCAAGGAAATGCATTACTCCTGTCCCCGGCCAATCCATGCTGAGTAGTCCTGAAAGTAAATTATCTCAGGATAGAGAGCCATTTCCAACTCCACATATTTCTCTATCCAACAACTCCAGCTCCACCCATACTGTCTGTGCACAGTCGTGCATCTCCTCAGCTCCCCCTAACAGCTCCGGTCTTGTGGAGCCAGCAGATGGGGCTGGGGCTGCTAGAACTGAGAAGAAGAGACCTAATTTTGGGAGCTGTGAAGTCAAGCATGTCACCTCAGAGATGGTTAGAGCTCAGCCGCTTATAAGTTCCAGTATTAAGTGGCGTCAGAGCCTGGGACTCCCCACTACTGAAGCAAGGAGTCCGTGTCTCAGTCGAACCCCATTCCATATTGCCTCATCCAAAACCAGAGAGACTGCATCAGTAACTCCACCATATCTGAGGGGTGCCATCAACCCCAAACCACAGATACCAGTCAATACTTCGTCCTCTGCAAGGAGCAGCAGAACAATCATACCTTCCCCCTCCCCTGCAGAGACATCTGTAAATACCATGTCCCATTCCCCTTTTTCAAGTCTTTTGTCTGCTGCCAGGCAGCATCCAGGGGTGGCCTTCACACAGGGCCTTGCACCGGGAGGCTACAGGGCACAGTACTCTATAGCAGGGCAGACTGAGAGTATGGTGCACATGTCCAAGGACCAGAGTGTGTTTGTCGAACTGGAAGCAAATAGGACCAACCACGTCCAGGTCCGAAGCAGGGAGATGAatgagggaaaggagagaagggacttgccaagtgagaaaaaaagagaaggggaaAGCATGAAGACAGATGATAAAGTAGAGCTAGAAAGAGCAGATGAAGACTTTATAGATGTGACAGATTGTCAGTCAGACAAAAGGAGAAATCCAGAGAAGAAGCAAGGGGTTTCCACATT GTTTCTGTCAAGTGCCATAGACCCTGGCATCACTGTTAGCCCTTGCATAGCTctcaacacagaggagaggaacaggaggTTCAACCGGAGATACCTGGCTCTAAACTGCAAGAAG GAAATAGCTTTTTTCACTGGAGCTCGTGTGCAGAACACTGTGGAACATGTCAAAAGAAAGCTCCAGTTTGTTCAAGTGTTGAG GAGGAATGATACAGCCAGCCGGCCAGCACAGTTTAACTAA